A genomic region of Atribacteraceae bacterium contains the following coding sequences:
- a CDS encoding IS3 family transposase (programmed frameshift) encodes MHEAGKLTRGFKMVSDPEVSEKPVRRRFTAEYKRRILREAEICKEHGQMGAFLRREGLYSSNLITWRRQAEQGTLEALSPKKRGPKERKPDPSIRRIAELEKEAQKLRHKLRQAELIIEAQKKIAGDTGETPRSGRREELMTVAGSLAKEVNVKQACNTLALPRCGFYRWKRRNGIREEERRHSVSPLALSVEEQNVVLDVLHSDRFVDRAPQAVYAALLDEGSYLCSVRTMYRVLDKHGEMKERRNQLQRPSYTKPELIAEGPNQVWSWDITKLKGPVKWTYFYLYVILDLFSRYAVGWMIAPRELAVLAKKLIEQGCEKQGIEQDQLIIHSDRGPSMTSKSVALLLADMGITKSLSRPHVSNDNPYSESQFKTLKYRPEFPERFGCIEDARSFCRDFFRWYNTEHYHSGIGFLTPEDVQYGRAEQIIKERQAVLEAAFIKHPKRFKGKMPKPMALPATVWINKPALQKSDPALH; translated from the exons ATGCATGAGGCCGGTAAGTTGACCCGTGGTTTCAAGATGGTTTCTGATCCTGAAGTATCCGAGAAACCTGTCCGCCGTCGGTTCACTGCGGAGTACAAGCGGCGCATACTAAGGGAAGCGGAAATCTGTAAAGAACATGGACAGATGGGTGCCTTTCTGCGCCGGGAGGGGTTATACTCTTCCAATCTTATCACATGGCGCCGCCAGGCGGAGCAGGGAACCCTGGAAGCCCTTTCCCCGAAGAAGCGTGGGCCCAAAGAGCGGAAGCCGGATCCCTCGATTCGCCGGATTGCCGAGTTGGAGAAGGAGGCACAGAAACTGAGGCACAAACTCAGGCAGGCGGAGCTTATCATCGAGGCTCAAAAAAAAATCGCAG GAGATACTGGAGAGACCCCTCGATCAGGACGAAGAGAGGAACTCATGACGGTTGCCGGGTCTTTAGCCAAAGAGGTAAATGTGAAGCAGGCCTGCAACACCCTGGCCCTTCCCCGTTGTGGTTTCTACCGTTGGAAGCGGCGGAATGGGATTCGGGAGGAAGAAAGGAGACATTCCGTATCTCCCCTGGCCTTGTCCGTCGAAGAGCAGAATGTCGTCCTGGATGTTCTTCATTCCGACCGTTTCGTCGACAGGGCGCCCCAAGCGGTCTATGCGGCCCTGTTGGATGAAGGCAGTTATCTGTGTTCGGTGAGGACCATGTACCGGGTTTTGGATAAGCATGGCGAAATGAAAGAACGAAGAAATCAGCTTCAGCGCCCTTCATACACGAAACCGGAACTGATCGCCGAGGGTCCCAATCAAGTCTGGTCATGGGATATTACGAAACTTAAGGGGCCGGTAAAATGGACGTATTTTTATCTCTATGTGATCCTCGACCTCTTCAGCCGGTATGCGGTGGGGTGGATGATCGCCCCAAGGGAACTCGCCGTCCTGGCAAAGAAACTGATCGAACAGGGCTGTGAAAAACAGGGGATTGAACAGGATCAACTGATCATCCACTCCGATCGGGGACCCAGCATGACCTCGAAATCCGTGGCTCTCCTTCTGGCCGACATGGGGATTACGAAAAGCCTTTCACGGCCGCATGTGAGCAATGACAACCCCTATTCGGAATCCCAGTTCAAAACCCTGAAATACCGGCCGGAGTTTCCGGAGAGGTTCGGTTGTATCGAAGACGCCCGGTCCTTCTGCCGGGATTTCTTCCGGTGGTACAATACCGAACATTACCATTCCGGAATCGGCTTCCTCACTCCGGAAGATGTTCAATACGGACGGGCTGAGCAAATTATCAAAGAACGGCAGGCCGTTCTGGAGGCGGCCTTTATAAAACATCCCAAACGCTTCAAGGGAAAAATGCCAAAACCGATGGCTCTCCCCGCGACCGTCTGGATCAACAAACCGGCGCTTCAAAAAAGCGATCCGGCGCTACACTAA